In Tursiops truncatus isolate mTurTru1 chromosome X, mTurTru1.mat.Y, whole genome shotgun sequence, the following proteins share a genomic window:
- the LOC117307501 gene encoding CD99 antigen-like isoform X2, with product MARRAALALLLFGLLGTQVPTRGQDFDLSHALDDKKPTLVPPKKATDDNFNLEDALGGGNNDPVTPEAPKPKPNPNPKQPGSSDGFSDSDLTDGTSDGADSPGVVPGIIGAVAVAVAGAISSFIAYQKKKLCFRENADQGEMNMENHQGTNAEPPGEFSKRRPTAAWPESAAGRIASSEMHPLQHFHVLRSLLQNPPNLVENWTKNRRWCKSWKLLRARVQQTLLEK from the exons GCCAGGATTTTGATTTATCGCATGCCCTTGATG ACAAGAAACCCACTCTGGTCCCACCAAAAAAAGCCACCG atGATAACTTCAATTTAGAAGATGCCCTTGGTGGAGGGAACA ATGACCCGGTGACACCCGAAGCACCCAAACCAAAACCTAATCCAAACCCCAAGCAGCCCGGCTCTTCTG ATGGCTTTTCGGATTCGGACCTTACTGATGGGACTTCAGATGGAG CCGACTCCCCGGGGGTGGTCCCTGGGATCATCGGTGCCGTCGCAGTGGCCGTGGCCGGGGCCATCTCCAGCTTCATCGCCTACCAGAAGAAGAAGCTCTGCTTCAGAGAGAACG CTGACCAAGGCGAGATGAACATGGAGAACCATCAGGGCACCAACGCCGAGCCACCCG GAGAGTTTTCCAAGCGTCGCCCCACTGCCGCATGGCCGGAGTCAGCAGCTGGCCGGATTGCATCTTCTGAGATGCACCCTTTGCAGCATTTTCACGTGCTGCGGTCACTTTTACAGAATCCTCCCAACCTGGTGGAGAATTGGACCAAGAACAGGAGGTGGTGCAAATCATGGAAACTTCTCAGGGCCAGAG TTCAACAGACCCTTCTGGAGAAATAG
- the LOC117307501 gene encoding CD99 antigen-like isoform X1, producing the protein MARRAALALLLFGLLGTQVPTRGQDFDLSHALDDKKPTLVPPKKATDDNFNLEDALGGGNNDPVTPEAPKPKPNPNPKQPGSSDGFSDSDLTDGTSDGGGGDGGNQRPGGAEQADSPGVVPGIIGAVAVAVAGAISSFIAYQKKKLCFRENADQGEMNMENHQGTNAEPPGEFSKRRPTAAWPESAAGRIASSEMHPLQHFHVLRSLLQNPPNLVENWTKNRRWCKSWKLLRARVQQTLLEK; encoded by the exons GCCAGGATTTTGATTTATCGCATGCCCTTGATG ACAAGAAACCCACTCTGGTCCCACCAAAAAAAGCCACCG atGATAACTTCAATTTAGAAGATGCCCTTGGTGGAGGGAACA ATGACCCGGTGACACCCGAAGCACCCAAACCAAAACCTAATCCAAACCCCAAGCAGCCCGGCTCTTCTG ATGGCTTTTCGGATTCGGACCTTACTGATGGGACTTCAGATGGAG GAGGCGGTGATGGCGGCAACCAGAGGCCTGGAGGGGCGGAGCAGG CCGACTCCCCGGGGGTGGTCCCTGGGATCATCGGTGCCGTCGCAGTGGCCGTGGCCGGGGCCATCTCCAGCTTCATCGCCTACCAGAAGAAGAAGCTCTGCTTCAGAGAGAACG CTGACCAAGGCGAGATGAACATGGAGAACCATCAGGGCACCAACGCCGAGCCACCCG GAGAGTTTTCCAAGCGTCGCCCCACTGCCGCATGGCCGGAGTCAGCAGCTGGCCGGATTGCATCTTCTGAGATGCACCCTTTGCAGCATTTTCACGTGCTGCGGTCACTTTTACAGAATCCTCCCAACCTGGTGGAGAATTGGACCAAGAACAGGAGGTGGTGCAAATCATGGAAACTTCTCAGGGCCAGAG TTCAACAGACCCTTCTGGAGAAATAG